The following proteins come from a genomic window of Flavobacteriaceae bacterium MAR_2010_188:
- a CDS encoding CBS domain-containing protein — MKNTIASRIADFIKDFPPFDLLNDHQRLDISKNVSVLYFEKNAVIYKQNDILKDQFFIINKGSIALKKTIDDTEEILNKYDEGDVFGLRPIFAKENYALSAVADEECILYAIPISIFKPIAEKNTLVGNYLMESFASNTEHPFTKVYSKDFFGDPQDFDSPISEVLFELQPATYIKKVITAKPEDSIKDVAKLMSKHNVGSIIIAEDEIPLGIITDKDLRNYMVTEDFDIDQAAKKVMSSPVLCYPKNISIAQAQITMMKHRVNHICITKDGTPNSKILGILSQNDIIVKKGSNPAILMKAISRTTSTKQLRRLRQKIMVLLQGYIEQNIPITLTSRIIFELNDATIKHVIKRCIKKMGSNPPVEFAWMSLGSQGRKEQLLHTDQDNAIIFEKVPQDKLEETRTYFIELAKKVNKRLAVVGFELCPGDMMAKNPNYCLTLDEWKAQFNKWTTETGSDEILLCSIFFDFDITYGNSKLTDQLAEHTFLITKDNHIFLTKLAASALRSPSPFGFFRQFLLERDGEYKNFFDLKKRGIMPIADAGRVLALNYQIKNINNTAERFEKLAEIQPENSELYLSCSYAAKALLKFRTKHGLINNDSGRFIELEVLTKEEKMKLKRCFTTISNIQDLIKIKFNTHAFS; from the coding sequence ATGAAGAATACCATTGCCAGCAGAATTGCAGATTTTATAAAGGACTTCCCTCCTTTCGACTTATTAAATGACCATCAGCGATTAGACATTTCAAAAAATGTAAGTGTTCTTTATTTTGAAAAAAATGCCGTAATCTACAAGCAGAATGACATTCTAAAAGACCAATTTTTCATCATTAACAAAGGAAGTATCGCTCTAAAGAAAACGATTGATGATACTGAAGAAATCCTTAATAAATATGACGAAGGCGATGTTTTTGGATTACGCCCAATTTTTGCGAAAGAAAATTACGCGCTTTCTGCGGTGGCGGATGAAGAATGTATCTTATATGCCATTCCGATTTCCATATTTAAGCCAATTGCAGAAAAGAACACTTTGGTAGGTAATTATCTAATGGAAAGTTTTGCTTCCAATACAGAACACCCGTTTACTAAGGTCTACAGCAAGGATTTTTTTGGTGACCCCCAGGATTTCGATTCTCCGATTTCCGAGGTGCTTTTTGAACTTCAACCTGCTACTTACATTAAAAAAGTCATTACTGCGAAGCCAGAGGATAGTATTAAAGATGTTGCGAAATTAATGAGCAAACATAATGTTGGCTCAATTATTATTGCCGAAGACGAGATTCCGCTAGGAATTATTACCGATAAGGACCTTCGTAATTATATGGTTACGGAAGATTTCGATATTGACCAAGCGGCAAAAAAGGTGATGAGTTCTCCTGTGCTTTGTTACCCCAAGAATATTTCTATCGCCCAGGCCCAAATTACCATGATGAAACATCGGGTAAATCATATCTGCATTACTAAAGACGGAACCCCGAATTCAAAGATTTTAGGAATTCTATCCCAGAACGATATTATAGTCAAGAAAGGAAGCAATCCGGCGATTTTAATGAAGGCGATAAGCAGGACCACGAGTACTAAACAATTACGTCGATTAAGGCAAAAGATTATGGTTCTTCTTCAAGGCTATATTGAACAGAATATCCCGATAACTTTAACCAGCAGGATTATTTTTGAGCTGAATGACGCCACCATAAAACATGTAATTAAAAGGTGCATCAAGAAAATGGGCAGCAATCCACCGGTAGAGTTTGCCTGGATGTCTTTAGGGAGCCAAGGACGTAAAGAACAACTGCTTCATACCGATCAGGATAACGCGATTATTTTTGAAAAAGTCCCCCAAGATAAGCTTGAAGAAACACGCACCTACTTTATAGAATTGGCCAAAAAAGTAAATAAGAGATTGGCAGTTGTAGGTTTTGAACTTTGTCCTGGCGACATGATGGCTAAAAATCCTAATTATTGCTTGACCTTAGATGAATGGAAAGCGCAATTTAATAAGTGGACCACCGAAACCGGAAGCGACGAAATCTTATTATGTTCTATTTTCTTTGATTTCGATATTACCTACGGAAATTCTAAACTGACCGACCAACTTGCCGAACATACCTTTCTAATTACTAAGGACAACCATATATTTTTGACCAAATTAGCCGCCAGCGCTTTGCGAAGTCCTTCACCCTTCGGATTTTTTAGACAATTTTTATTAGAAAGAGACGGCGAATACAAGAACTTTTTTGATTTAAAAAAACGTGGTATCATGCCTATCGCGGATGCCGGGCGAGTACTTGCACTTAATTATCAAATTAAAAATATAAATAATACGGCAGAGCGGTTCGAAAAGCTGGCAGAAATTCAACCAGAGAATAGCGAACTCTATCTTTCCTGTTCTTATGCAGCAAAAGCATTACTAAAGTTTAGAACTAAGCACGGTCTTATCAATAACGACAGCGGCCGATTTATAGAATTAGAAGTCTTGACTAAAGAAGAAAAAATGAAATTGAAACGATGCTTTACCACGATTTCTAA
- a CDS encoding transcriptional regulator, TetR family produces the protein MSIEIKISLNEGLYLREPQASKLGRDIIKHSILLIDEYGFESFNFKKLANNFGSTEASIYRYFENKHLLLIFLVNWYWEWVSYLITINTMNVKDPRQELQIIIHSFVFAPKENPGIEYVNESKLHNIVISEGGKAYHTKEVDIENSKGFFRSYKNLANTVSKVISKINPEFKYPYALATNLFEMSNNHVYFAKHLPRLTDISINENNLEEVEEMLNYFAEKLLS, from the coding sequence ATGAGTATAGAAATAAAAATATCGTTAAATGAGGGCTTATATCTTAGGGAACCTCAAGCATCTAAACTGGGTCGTGACATCATAAAACATAGTATTCTCCTAATAGACGAATATGGTTTCGAGTCCTTCAATTTTAAAAAGTTAGCCAATAATTTTGGTTCAACGGAAGCATCAATTTATCGCTACTTCGAAAACAAACACTTATTATTGATATTTTTGGTTAACTGGTACTGGGAATGGGTGAGCTATCTTATAACGATCAACACAATGAACGTAAAAGATCCCCGGCAAGAGTTGCAGATTATTATACATTCCTTTGTTTTTGCACCCAAAGAGAATCCAGGAATAGAATATGTAAATGAAAGCAAATTACATAACATTGTTATCTCCGAAGGGGGAAAAGCTTATCATACAAAGGAAGTAGACATAGAGAATTCGAAAGGTTTTTTTCGCAGTTATAAAAATTTGGCGAATACGGTATCTAAGGTTATTTCAAAAATTAATCCTGAATTCAAATATCCGTATGCCTTAGCCACTAACCTTTTTGAAATGTCCAATAATCATGTCTATTTCGCCAAGCACCTTCCAAGACTTACCGATATATCTATTAATGAAAACAACTTAGAGGAGGTTGAAGAGATGTTGAATTATTTTGCGGAGAAATTATTATCCTGA
- a CDS encoding Sulfate permease, MFS superfamily produces MSNNVFSYIKNDIPASIVVFFVALPLCLGIALASGAPLFSGLIAGIVGGIVVGSLSGSKIGVSGPAAGLAAIVLTAIGTLGGYENFLLAVVLGGIIQLLFGVLKAGIIGYYFPSSVIKGMLTGIGIIIILKQIPHFFGYDSDPQGDFAFFQVDGENTFSEIFKTVNYIRPGSALIGIIGLSILLLWDKVLSKKSKIFQIIQGPLVAVAIGIIFYLVTKSNDSLAISQSHLVSVPIPDDISSFFSQFSFPNFGAIGNTDIWVVAFTIALVASLETLLCVEATDKLDPHKSVTPTNRELLAQGTGNIISGMIGGLPITQVIVRSSANIQSGARTKLSTIIHGLLLLISVMVIPNLLNMIPLSVLAAILLIVGYKLAKPALFKKMYDLGWKQSIPFTVTVLGIVFIDMLSGLGLGLAVGIVVILIKSYQNSHFLHKEGEDVDDGIIKMTLAEEVTFFNKGAILKELEKLPKNSQLELDVRKTKYLDNDIIEILEDFAFKAKERNINIKLISERGVIENPPSYIEFFKLRPKSA; encoded by the coding sequence ATGAGCAACAATGTTTTTTCATATATTAAAAATGATATTCCAGCAAGTATAGTGGTATTCTTTGTGGCGCTACCATTATGTTTAGGGATTGCGTTAGCAAGCGGCGCTCCACTTTTCTCAGGCTTAATCGCAGGAATTGTAGGTGGTATCGTTGTCGGCAGTTTAAGCGGGTCAAAAATTGGGGTAAGTGGTCCTGCCGCCGGTTTAGCGGCAATTGTCCTAACCGCGATTGGTACACTTGGGGGTTATGAAAATTTCTTATTAGCCGTAGTATTAGGCGGTATTATCCAACTACTCTTTGGTGTTTTAAAAGCTGGGATAATTGGTTATTATTTTCCTTCATCCGTAATTAAAGGAATGCTTACGGGAATAGGAATTATTATCATTCTTAAACAAATACCTCACTTTTTTGGGTATGATTCTGATCCACAGGGTGATTTTGCCTTTTTCCAAGTGGATGGTGAAAACACCTTTTCTGAAATATTTAAAACGGTCAATTATATTCGCCCGGGATCTGCATTAATCGGTATTATAGGACTATCTATTTTGTTATTATGGGATAAGGTGTTGTCAAAAAAATCTAAAATCTTCCAGATCATCCAAGGTCCTTTGGTAGCAGTAGCTATAGGAATTATCTTCTATTTAGTAACTAAGTCTAATGATAGCCTGGCAATCAGTCAATCGCATTTAGTGAGTGTGCCAATACCCGACGATATTTCCTCATTTTTTAGCCAATTTAGTTTTCCGAATTTTGGAGCTATCGGTAATACAGACATCTGGGTTGTTGCCTTTACCATTGCCTTGGTTGCAAGTTTAGAAACTTTACTTTGCGTTGAAGCTACAGATAAATTGGATCCTCATAAGAGTGTAACCCCTACTAATAGAGAATTGTTGGCCCAAGGTACAGGTAATATAATTTCTGGAATGATCGGTGGCTTACCAATTACCCAAGTAATAGTACGAAGTTCTGCTAATATTCAATCGGGAGCCAGAACCAAATTGTCAACAATCATACATGGTTTACTGTTATTAATTTCTGTAATGGTTATACCTAATTTATTAAATATGATCCCGCTATCTGTATTGGCTGCTATATTATTGATTGTTGGGTATAAATTAGCGAAACCCGCTCTATTTAAAAAAATGTACGATTTGGGTTGGAAACAGTCCATACCATTTACAGTGACGGTTTTAGGTATTGTATTTATTGATATGCTTTCCGGTTTAGGATTAGGTCTAGCCGTGGGAATTGTAGTTATATTAATAAAAAGCTATCAAAACTCCCATTTCTTGCACAAAGAAGGAGAAGATGTGGATGATGGAATAATTAAAATGACATTAGCGGAAGAGGTGACTTTCTTTAATAAGGGTGCAATTTTAAAGGAATTGGAAAAGCTGCCTAAGAACTCCCAATTGGAATTAGATGTTAGAAAAACCAAGTACTTAGATAATGATATTATAGAAATTTTAGAGGATTTTGCTTTTAAGGCCAAGGAAAGAAATATTAACATCAAATTAATATCAGAGCGAGGAGTTATTGAAAACCCCCCTAGCTACATCGAATTTTTCAAACTGAGACCCAAATCGGCATAA
- a CDS encoding carbonic anhydrase, which translates to MKAHTKETQATMTPEKALNFLREGNARFQNNLKANRNLLEQVNDTRDGQFPFATILSCIDSRVSAELVFDQGLGDIFSVRIAGNFVNEDILGSMEFACKLAGTKLIVVLGHTACGAVKGACDDAKLGNLTNMLAKIKPAVNAVKEPQDAALRNSSNMEFVDHVSAKNVQLTIDRIIKESDVLAEMQNDGDIKIIGAMYDINTGAVDFYE; encoded by the coding sequence ATGAAAGCACATACAAAAGAGACACAAGCAACAATGACTCCCGAGAAGGCATTAAATTTTTTAAGAGAAGGAAATGCTCGATTCCAAAATAATTTAAAAGCCAACAGAAATCTTTTAGAGCAAGTTAATGACACCCGTGACGGGCAATTTCCTTTTGCTACTATTTTAAGTTGCATAGACTCTAGGGTTTCGGCCGAGTTGGTTTTTGATCAGGGATTAGGTGATATTTTTAGCGTTCGAATTGCGGGTAATTTTGTCAACGAAGATATTTTGGGAAGTATGGAATTCGCATGCAAACTTGCGGGTACCAAGCTAATAGTTGTACTTGGTCATACTGCATGCGGTGCCGTTAAAGGTGCTTGTGACGACGCTAAACTTGGTAATTTAACTAATATGTTGGCAAAAATTAAACCAGCTGTAAACGCCGTTAAAGAACCACAAGACGCTGCTCTAAGAAATTCTTCAAATATGGAATTTGTAGACCATGTCTCTGCAAAAAATGTTCAACTTACTATTGACAGAATTATCAAAGAGAGTGACGTGCTTGCAGAAATGCAGAACGATGGAGATATTAAAATCATTGGAGCGATGTATGATATCAATACAGGTGCCGTCGATTTTTATGAATAA
- a CDS encoding Membrane proteinase PrsW, cleaves anti-sigma factor RsiW, M82 family — translation MTLTLLTIAPILAVILMIYLLDRYEREPLKFLLSHFILGAVVSIILTTLIYLIFDFIIPLEDHFDIAEQFFKAFFVVALTEEFSKYIIVRYYSQDKRYFNEPFDGIVYCVLVSMGFAATENFMYVLEGGYEVALLRAFTAIPAHATFGVLMGYFMGKAKFSGKRIQHNLTGLLLAMAFHGAYDFFLFIEYVPGLWIGSFISLVIGIGLSARAIHKHRRSNFFKIKRIN, via the coding sequence ATGACGCTTACCCTGCTAACTATTGCCCCTATTTTAGCTGTAATCCTAATGATTTATCTTTTGGATAGGTACGAAAGAGAACCGTTAAAATTTCTCTTATCCCATTTTATTTTGGGAGCAGTTGTCAGCATTATCTTAACCACGCTTATCTATCTTATCTTCGATTTTATTATCCCGCTTGAGGATCATTTTGATATTGCAGAACAGTTTTTTAAGGCGTTTTTTGTGGTCGCTCTCACCGAAGAATTCAGCAAATATATAATCGTCCGATATTACAGTCAGGATAAACGATATTTTAACGAACCATTTGATGGCATCGTTTATTGCGTCTTGGTTTCGATGGGATTTGCTGCCACCGAAAACTTTATGTACGTATTAGAAGGTGGTTACGAAGTCGCATTACTCAGAGCGTTTACGGCCATACCTGCGCATGCAACTTTTGGAGTATTGATGGGTTATTTTATGGGCAAGGCCAAGTTTTCTGGCAAACGGATTCAACATAATTTAACCGGATTGCTGCTAGCAATGGCGTTCCATGGCGCCTATGATTTCTTCTTGTTTATAGAATATGTTCCTGGCCTTTGGATCGGTTCTTTTATATCTTTAGTAATAGGTATAGGTCTTTCTGCAAGAGCGATTCACAAACATCGGCGAAGCAATTTTTTTAAGATAAAAAGAATAAACTAA
- a CDS encoding Isopentenyldiphosphate isomerase: MDELIDVLTKEGKPTGEAIPKSIIHQQGLYHNTAHIWFYTKKGEILLAQRSYNKAICPGLWDVSVAGHVDADETVEDAAIREIREELGITITIQDLHKIGTFNCFQSYDNGIIDNEFHNTFLCEFKDDIDKIIFQKEEVEAVKLVTIDEFATLLANSKNNSHFVASNKSYYDIVIKQVKANLKN; this comes from the coding sequence ATGGATGAATTAATCGACGTCTTAACAAAAGAAGGAAAACCAACTGGTGAAGCAATCCCAAAATCGATAATCCATCAACAAGGACTTTATCACAATACCGCTCATATTTGGTTTTACACCAAAAAGGGCGAGATACTGCTTGCGCAACGATCTTATAATAAAGCTATTTGCCCAGGTCTTTGGGATGTTTCAGTTGCTGGACATGTCGATGCAGATGAAACTGTTGAAGATGCCGCGATTAGAGAAATCAGAGAAGAATTGGGGATTACCATTACCATTCAAGATCTGCACAAAATAGGAACATTCAACTGTTTTCAATCCTACGATAACGGAATAATCGACAATGAGTTTCATAATACATTTTTATGTGAATTCAAAGACGACATCGATAAAATAATCTTTCAAAAGGAAGAAGTTGAAGCGGTAAAACTCGTAACAATCGATGAATTTGCAACTCTTCTAGCGAACAGTAAAAACAATAGCCATTTCGTGGCGAGCAATAAATCTTATTACGATATTGTAATTAAACAAGTCAAGGCTAATTTGAAAAATTAA
- a CDS encoding Putative aminopeptidase FrvX, with the protein MAKDEILNKKSLKFLEKYLNNPSPTGYEWDGQKLWMEYLKPYVDEFKTDVYGSAVGIINPKAKYRVVIEGHADEISWYVNYITDNGLIYVIRNGGSDHQIAPSKIVNIHTKNGMVKGVFGWPAIHTRNREKEDAPKPDNIFIDVGCNKKEDVEKMGIHVGCVITYPDEFHILNGDKFVCRALDNRMGGFMVAEVARLLHENKKKLPFGLYVTNSVQEEIGLRGAQMITETIKPNAAIITDVTHDTTTPMIEKKKEGHIELGKGPVVAYAPAVQQKLRDIITETAEKKGIPFQRSALSRATGTDTDAFAYSNGGVASALISLPLRYMHTTVEMVHREDVENVIRLIYETLLTMKDGDTYSYFD; encoded by the coding sequence ATGGCGAAAGACGAAATCCTGAACAAAAAATCCTTAAAATTTCTTGAAAAATATCTAAATAATCCATCACCTACTGGGTACGAGTGGGATGGGCAGAAATTATGGATGGAATACCTTAAACCGTACGTTGACGAATTTAAGACAGATGTTTATGGTAGCGCAGTAGGGATTATAAATCCAAAAGCCAAATATAGGGTCGTAATAGAAGGACATGCCGATGAGATTTCTTGGTACGTTAATTATATAACTGATAATGGACTTATTTATGTTATCAGAAATGGCGGTAGTGACCACCAAATCGCACCCAGTAAAATAGTTAATATCCATACTAAAAACGGCATGGTAAAAGGCGTTTTTGGTTGGCCAGCAATACATACCAGAAATCGTGAAAAGGAAGATGCACCAAAGCCAGATAATATTTTTATCGATGTGGGTTGCAACAAAAAAGAAGATGTTGAAAAAATGGGAATCCATGTGGGTTGTGTCATTACCTATCCGGATGAATTTCATATCCTTAATGGTGATAAATTTGTTTGCCGTGCTTTAGACAATAGAATGGGCGGGTTTATGGTCGCTGAAGTTGCCAGATTACTGCACGAAAATAAAAAGAAACTACCTTTTGGATTGTACGTCACCAACTCAGTACAAGAAGAAATCGGGCTTAGAGGTGCACAGATGATTACCGAAACCATAAAGCCAAATGCCGCCATCATAACCGATGTAACGCACGATACTACTACGCCGATGATCGAGAAAAAGAAGGAAGGTCATATAGAATTAGGAAAAGGACCGGTTGTGGCTTACGCACCAGCAGTTCAACAGAAACTGCGGGATATCATTACCGAAACCGCCGAGAAAAAAGGCATTCCGTTTCAGCGTTCGGCCCTTTCTAGAGCTACCGGAACAGATACCGACGCATTTGCTTATAGCAATGGTGGGGTGGCTTCAGCTCTGATTTCTTTACCACTCCGATATATGCACACCACAGTAGAAATGGTGCATAGAGAAGATGTGGAAAATGTCATTAGGTTGATTTATGAAACGCTTCTTACCATGAAAGATGGCGATACCTACAGCTATTTTGATTAG
- a CDS encoding hemolysin III, which translates to MGKIQSHFEETLNAWSHGIGVLLGIAGLVLLVIFTKNTIEWSLVSVIIYGVSIIVLFSASTIYHSTKHEKRKHIFRIIDHISIYLLIAGSYTPVLLITLPNSLGWTLFWVVWGFAVFGIVLKLFFTGRFEIFSTILYLLMGWLIVFDIVELSRIMDSAGLWLMSSGGIFYTVGIIFYAIEKIPYNHVIWHIFVLAGAICHFLMIFKYVI; encoded by the coding sequence TTGGGAAAAATCCAATCACATTTTGAAGAAACATTAAATGCTTGGAGCCATGGTATAGGAGTTCTTCTAGGAATCGCTGGGCTTGTTTTACTAGTAATTTTTACCAAGAATACCATCGAATGGAGTTTGGTTAGTGTCATAATTTATGGAGTTTCCATAATCGTCCTTTTTTCTGCATCTACCATCTACCATTCGACCAAGCACGAGAAACGTAAGCATATCTTTAGGATAATAGACCACATCAGTATCTATTTGCTGATTGCAGGAAGCTACACCCCAGTTTTACTCATTACTCTACCAAATAGCCTAGGATGGACATTATTTTGGGTTGTTTGGGGTTTTGCGGTTTTTGGAATCGTGCTAAAATTATTCTTTACCGGTCGGTTCGAGATATTTTCGACTATACTTTATTTGTTGATGGGATGGCTAATCGTGTTTGATATTGTTGAACTAAGCAGGATAATGGATAGTGCAGGTCTTTGGCTGATGTCTTCCGGAGGAATATTTTATACCGTGGGAATTATTTTCTATGCTATCGAAAAAATCCCCTATAATCACGTCATCTGGCATATTTTTGTTTTGGCAGGCGCCATTTGCCATTTTCTGATGATTTTTAAATATGTGATTTAG
- a CDS encoding Zinc transporter ZupT → MLVYLLPLLAVIIGVCFALFLQEKSKLSSQLLLSFSGAFLLALTLFDLLPEVYESLSAKQTGLYIMFGILIQITLEFFSKGAEHGHVHHSDNMTSFPWLLFVSLCIHSLLEGFPISQGNSMVYGVLIHKIPVAAVLGSFLIKSKCSKREVFLFLTLFAFMTPLGTYMANYLHLFEEILPYINALVIGIFLHISTIILFESDKGHSFNLSKLVSILLGIAIAYFI, encoded by the coding sequence ATGCTAGTTTATTTATTACCACTCTTGGCCGTAATAATTGGTGTATGTTTTGCGTTGTTCCTTCAAGAAAAATCAAAATTATCCTCTCAACTATTACTTTCTTTTAGTGGCGCTTTTTTGCTTGCCTTAACCTTGTTCGACCTCTTGCCAGAAGTCTATGAATCCTTGTCTGCCAAGCAAACCGGCTTATATATTATGTTTGGGATTCTTATACAAATCACTCTAGAATTCTTCTCAAAAGGAGCAGAACATGGGCACGTACATCATTCGGATAATATGACGAGTTTCCCTTGGCTGTTGTTCGTAAGTCTTTGCATCCATAGTCTACTTGAAGGATTCCCGATTAGTCAAGGCAACAGTATGGTTTATGGCGTGTTGATACATAAAATCCCTGTGGCAGCCGTATTAGGCTCTTTTCTTATAAAAAGTAAATGCAGTAAGAGAGAAGTATTCTTGTTTCTTACCCTATTCGCTTTTATGACGCCTTTGGGGACTTATATGGCCAATTACTTGCATCTCTTCGAAGAAATTTTGCCTTATATAAATGCTTTGGTTATTGGTATCTTTTTACATATTTCTACCATCATTTTATTTGAAAGTGATAAAGGCCATAGTTTTAACCTCTCCAAATTGGTGTCGATTCTGCTCGGTATCGCAATCGCTTACTTTATCTAA
- a CDS encoding putative N6-adenine-specific DNA methylase, with translation METNFKMLAKTLFGFEELLVKELNQMGAQDVKAGIRNVSFSGDKGFMYKANIGLRTAIKILKPIHTFKLNNEQDLYDEVYKMDWTGYLKPSGTLAIGATINSENFSHSHYVALKTKDAIVDKFRDTTGERPNVDLRFPDLKINVHIDRNLCTISLDTSGESLHKRGYKTATNIAPINEVLAAGLVMLSGWDGQSHFMDPMCGSGTIAAEAAMIACNIPPNLMRTEFAFERWGDWDVELFEKIEESLLSKTRDFHYRIIGYDKSPSAIDKAKENIKNAHLDEFVEFVHHDFFKTEKQVEGKLHMLFNPPYGERLDIDMEKFYEEIGNTLKQGYPGTDAWFITSNLEAIKHVGLRPSRKIKVFNAKLEARLLKYEIYEGSKKAKYQD, from the coding sequence ATGGAGACCAATTTTAAGATGTTAGCAAAAACCTTGTTCGGTTTTGAGGAACTTCTCGTGAAAGAGCTTAACCAAATGGGTGCCCAAGATGTAAAGGCGGGTATTAGGAACGTATCCTTTAGTGGAGACAAAGGTTTTATGTATAAAGCCAATATTGGTCTAAGGACGGCTATTAAAATCCTAAAACCCATTCATACCTTCAAGTTGAACAATGAACAGGATCTTTATGACGAAGTCTATAAAATGGATTGGACCGGTTATTTAAAGCCCAGCGGAACCCTTGCTATAGGGGCCACCATTAATTCTGAAAATTTCTCTCATAGTCATTATGTGGCGCTTAAAACGAAGGATGCCATCGTAGATAAGTTCCGCGACACCACGGGAGAAAGGCCTAACGTAGATTTACGCTTTCCAGATTTAAAGATAAATGTGCATATAGATAGAAATCTTTGTACCATTTCTCTTGATACTTCTGGTGAATCCTTGCACAAACGTGGCTATAAGACCGCGACCAACATTGCCCCAATCAACGAAGTTCTTGCAGCTGGTCTGGTAATGTTATCTGGTTGGGACGGACAATCACATTTTATGGACCCTATGTGCGGAAGTGGCACCATTGCCGCAGAAGCCGCAATGATTGCCTGTAACATTCCGCCCAACTTAATGAGAACTGAATTTGCTTTTGAAAGATGGGGAGATTGGGATGTCGAACTTTTTGAAAAAATCGAAGAATCGTTGTTGAGCAAGACTCGTGATTTTCACTATAGGATTATTGGTTACGATAAATCTCCATCTGCAATCGATAAAGCCAAGGAAAATATTAAAAATGCCCATTTAGATGAATTCGTCGAATTTGTGCATCATGATTTCTTTAAAACAGAAAAACAAGTAGAAGGGAAGCTTCATATGTTATTTAATCCGCCTTACGGTGAAAGATTGGATATTGATATGGAAAAATTCTACGAGGAGATCGGGAATACTTTAAAACAAGGCTATCCGGGCACAGATGCCTGGTTTATAACTTCTAATTTGGAAGCGATTAAACACGTTGGTTTGCGTCCTTCTAGAAAGATAAAAGTGTTTAATGCTAAGCTGGAAGCGAGACTTTTAAAGTATGAAATTTACGAAGGAAGCAAAAAAGCTAAGTATCAGGATTAA
- a CDS encoding DinB superfamily protein: protein MHKDEIADLIDDKSQVLVQFLQNQKIEKWRLGPENKWTTGQQALHLLQSVIPLNTALSLPRFIIRTKYGKTNRSLRTYNEIVKRYLERLAENPNVTFGPSKNMKVPSNYDKHYIVDRLQIEHKKLSYKIRKISDPNLDELVLPHPLMGKMPVREILMWTAYHIEHHTNQLQKSY from the coding sequence ATGCACAAAGATGAAATAGCCGACCTTATCGATGATAAAAGTCAGGTTCTGGTACAATTTCTTCAAAATCAAAAAATTGAAAAATGGCGGTTGGGACCAGAAAATAAATGGACCACCGGCCAGCAAGCACTTCATTTACTACAAAGTGTAATTCCCTTAAATACAGCTTTAAGCCTTCCCCGTTTTATTATAAGGACCAAATACGGTAAAACCAATCGCAGCCTAAGGACTTATAACGAAATAGTAAAACGTTACCTAGAACGGCTCGCCGAAAATCCAAATGTGACCTTTGGACCTTCAAAGAATATGAAAGTTCCTTCTAACTACGACAAACATTATATCGTGGATAGACTTCAAATTGAACATAAAAAATTATCCTATAAAATCAGGAAGATTTCGGACCCAAATCTCGACGAACTTGTACTTCCTCATCCCTTAATGGGAAAAATGCCGGTGAGAGAAATTCTGATGTGGACTGCCTATCATATTGAGCATCATACCAATCAGCTCCAAAAATCGTATTAG